A single window of Loxodonta africana isolate mLoxAfr1 chromosome 10, mLoxAfr1.hap2, whole genome shotgun sequence DNA harbors:
- the LOC100676672 gene encoding olfactory receptor 11H6-like, whose translation MFVITHPLVSSVSCTALKAQNRTMHVVTEFVLLGFPGQRETQNFLFALILVVYLLTLLGNGAIACAVKWDRRLHTPMYILLGNFAFLEIWYVSSTVPNMLVNILSETKTISFSGCFLQFYFFFSLGTTEFFFLSVMAYDRYLAICRPLYYPSIMTGKFCVILVCVCWVSGFLCYSVPVVLIFQLPFCGPNIIDHIVCDPGPLLAVACTPAPSTELICYTFNSVIIFGPFLFILASYTLVLRAVLHVPSGAGRTKAFSTCGSHLTVVSLFYGTIMVMHVSPTSENPAGMQKIVTLVYSAVTPLLKPLIYSLRNKDMKDALKKVLGL comes from the coding sequence ATGTTCGTTATTACTCATCCCTTGGTCTCTTCTGTTTCTTGTACAGCTTTGAAAGCCCAGAACAGAACGATGCATGTTGTGACTGAGTTTGTCCTCCTGGGTTTCCCTGGTCAAAGGGAGACACAGAACTTCCTGTTTGCATTAATCCTGGTGGTCTATCTCCTGACCCTGCTCGGTAATGGGGCTATTGCCTGTGCAGTGAAATGGGACAGGAggctccacacacccatgtacatcCTCTTGGGAAACTTTGCCTTCCTAGAGATCTGGTATGTTTCCTCCACTGTCCCAAACATGCTGGTCAACATCCTCTCTGAGACTAAGACCATCTCTTTCTCTGGCTGCTTCCTCCAATTCTACTTCTTTTTTTCACTGGGTACGACTGAGTTTTTCTTCTTATCAGTTATGGCCTATGATCGGTACCTGGCCATCTGCCGCCCACTGTACTACCCCTCTATTATGACTGGAAAGTTCTGTGTGATCCTGGTCTGTGTTTGCTGGGTGAGTGGATTCCTCTGCTATTCAGTCCCCGTTGTCCTTATCTTCCAGCTTCCCTTCTGTGGACCCAATATCATTGACCACATCGTGTGTGATCCAGGCCCATTGTTGGCAGTGGCCTGCACCCCTGCACCTTCTACTGAGCTTATCTGTTACACCTTCAACTCAGTGATTATCTTCGGgcctttcctcttcattttggCATCTTACACCCTAGTACTCAGAGCTGTTCTTCATGTTCCCTCTGGAGCTGGTCGAACTAAAGCTTTCTCCACATGTGGGTCCCACCTGACGGTGGTGTCTCTATTCTATGGAACTATTATGGTAATGCACGTGAGCCCAACATCAGAGAACCCAGCAGGGATGCAGAAGATCGTCACTTTGGTGTACTCAGCAGTGACTCCACTCCTAAAACCCCTTATCTATAGTCTCCGAAACAAGGACATGAAAGATGCCCTAAAGAAAGTCCTGGGATTATGA